A stretch of Acidimicrobiales bacterium DNA encodes these proteins:
- a CDS encoding SRPBCC family protein translates to MSFTEDLHIDCPPATAFDVLADVRNELRWNDDVSEAELLTGEPIGRGSTFTTEHAAPLGEIESTITVFDRPDRLEFAATSKRMDLGISFTLTEDGSGTLVHGTFDPKPRGIMAVLFPLLRPMIRRGMAKQHQNLKALCESEPQ, encoded by the coding sequence ATGAGCTTCACCGAAGATCTGCACATCGACTGTCCGCCCGCAACCGCATTCGATGTGTTGGCGGACGTTCGCAACGAACTCCGATGGAACGACGACGTCTCGGAGGCCGAGTTGCTCACGGGCGAACCGATCGGGCGGGGCTCGACGTTCACCACCGAGCACGCTGCCCCGCTGGGCGAGATCGAGTCGACGATCACCGTGTTCGACCGGCCGGATCGCCTCGAGTTCGCGGCCACCAGCAAGCGGATGGATCTCGGCATCTCGTTCACGCTCACGGAGGACGGCTCGGGAACGCTCGTCCACGGCACCTTCGACCCGAAGCCGAGAGGCATCATGGCCGTGCTGTTCCCCCTCCTTCGGCCGATGATCCGCCGCGGCATGGCGAAGCAGCATCAGAACCTCAAGGCGCTCTGCGAGTCAGAACCCCAGTAG
- a CDS encoding cation transporter, whose protein sequence is MTSATTDSVPTERLRRRVVVLAWMTIAWNVIEAVVAIGAGLEAGSLALVGFGLDSTIEVASAAVILWQFAGADEQRERQALRLIALSFFALAAYVSVQALYDLSTTSEPDASVVGIVLAALSLVVMPLLATAKRRTGRRLGSVTVAADSQQTWLCTYLSAVLLVGLVLNAALGWWWADPLAGLVIAALALREGREAWSGDTCCD, encoded by the coding sequence ATGACATCGGCAACCACTGATTCGGTCCCGACGGAGCGGCTCCGTCGGCGCGTGGTCGTGCTGGCCTGGATGACGATCGCGTGGAACGTGATCGAAGCCGTCGTGGCCATCGGCGCGGGGCTGGAAGCCGGGTCGCTCGCCCTCGTCGGATTCGGCCTCGACTCGACGATCGAGGTCGCGTCCGCCGCCGTGATCCTGTGGCAGTTCGCCGGCGCCGACGAACAGCGGGAACGCCAGGCCCTGCGGCTGATCGCCCTGAGCTTCTTCGCGCTGGCCGCCTATGTCTCGGTCCAGGCGCTGTACGACCTGTCGACGACATCCGAACCCGACGCCAGCGTCGTGGGCATCGTGCTGGCCGCCTTGTCGTTGGTCGTGATGCCGCTGCTGGCGACGGCCAAGCGGCGCACCGGCCGGCGCCTCGGATCGGTGACGGTCGCGGCCGACAGCCAGCAGACCTGGTTGTGCACCTACCTGTCGGCTGTCCTGTTGGTCGGCCTCGTGCTCAACGCCGCCCTCGGGTGGTGGTGGGCCGACCCGCTCGCCGGCCTCGTCATCGCGGCCCTGGCCCTGCGCGAGGGTCGCGAAGCCTGGTCCGGCGACACCTGCTGCGACTGA
- a CDS encoding putative quinol monooxygenase, producing MILVIGDVTLAPGSRDEALALSRDHVARSRTEPGCISHDVHLHADDPDRIVFVERWADRAALDAHFAVAASRDFARALTALAAQAPRMDVYETDGGD from the coding sequence ATGATCCTCGTCATCGGTGACGTCACACTCGCCCCGGGTTCTCGCGACGAAGCCCTCGCCCTGAGCCGCGACCACGTGGCTCGCTCCCGGACCGAGCCGGGATGCATCTCCCACGACGTCCATCTCCACGCCGACGATCCGGATCGGATCGTCTTCGTCGAGCGCTGGGCGGACCGGGCCGCGCTCGACGCGCACTTCGCCGTCGCCGCGTCGCGGGACTTCGCTCGGGCGCTCACGGCCTTGGCCGCGCAGGCGCCTCGGATGGACGTCTACGAGACCGACGGAGGGGACTGA
- a CDS encoding acyl-CoA dehydrogenase family protein — protein sequence MSDFSLELNEDQLALQKWVHEFAVDVIRPAAEEWDEREEFPYPIVEQAAEIGLYGWEFMAQGMMGDPTGLTMPVAIEELFWGDAGIGMAIMGSGLAAAGIAASGTPEQVMEWVPQCYGTPDNIALGAFCASEPDAGSDVGGYRTRAVYDEAKDEWTLNGTKAWITNGGISDIHVVVAVVDPELGSKGHASFIVPPETPGLSMGQKYKKHGIRASHTAEVVLDDVRVPGSCLLGGKDKLDERLARVREGKKGNAQAAMQTFEATRPAVGAQALGVARAAYEYSLEYAKERRAFGRAIIENQSIAFMLADIATEIDATRLLIWRAAWLGKNGQFKNAEGSMAKMKAGRVATWATERAIQILGGYGYTREYPVERWHRDAKIHDIFEGTEQIQQLVISRAISGIRIE from the coding sequence ATGTCCGACTTCTCCCTCGAGCTCAACGAGGACCAACTCGCCCTGCAGAAGTGGGTCCACGAGTTCGCGGTGGACGTCATTCGTCCGGCCGCCGAAGAGTGGGACGAACGCGAGGAGTTCCCGTACCCGATCGTCGAGCAGGCGGCCGAGATCGGCCTCTACGGCTGGGAGTTCATGGCCCAGGGCATGATGGGCGATCCCACCGGCCTCACCATGCCGGTCGCCATCGAAGAACTGTTCTGGGGCGACGCCGGCATCGGCATGGCCATCATGGGCTCGGGTCTCGCCGCCGCCGGCATCGCCGCGTCGGGCACGCCCGAGCAGGTCATGGAGTGGGTGCCCCAGTGCTACGGCACGCCGGACAACATCGCCCTCGGTGCGTTCTGCGCCTCGGAGCCCGACGCCGGCTCCGACGTCGGCGGCTATCGAACGCGCGCCGTCTACGACGAGGCCAAGGACGAGTGGACGCTCAACGGCACCAAGGCGTGGATCACCAACGGTGGCATCTCCGACATCCATGTCGTCGTCGCCGTGGTCGATCCCGAGCTCGGTTCCAAGGGTCACGCCAGTTTCATCGTGCCGCCCGAGACCCCCGGGCTGAGCATGGGCCAGAAGTACAAGAAGCACGGCATCCGTGCCTCGCACACCGCCGAGGTCGTGCTCGACGACGTGCGCGTCCCGGGCAGCTGCCTGCTCGGTGGCAAGGACAAGCTCGACGAGCGTCTCGCCCGGGTCCGTGAGGGCAAGAAGGGCAACGCCCAGGCCGCGATGCAGACCTTCGAGGCGACCCGCCCCGCGGTCGGCGCCCAGGCGCTCGGTGTGGCCCGCGCCGCCTACGAGTACTCGCTCGAATACGCCAAGGAGCGTCGTGCGTTCGGCCGGGCGATCATCGAGAACCAGTCGATCGCCTTCATGCTCGCCGACATCGCCACCGAGATCGACGCGACCCGCCTGCTCATCTGGCGCGCTGCCTGGCTCGGCAAGAACGGCCAGTTCAAGAACGCCGAGGGCTCCATGGCCAAGATGAAGGCCGGCCGGGTCGCCACCTGGGCGACCGAGCGAGCCATCCAGATCCTCGGCGGCTACGGCTACACCCGTGAGTACCCGGTCGAGCGTTGGCACCGTGACGCAAAGATCCACGACATCTTCGAAGGCACCGAGCAGATCCAGCAGCTCGTGATCAGCCGGGCCATCTCGGGCATCCGCATCGAGTAG
- a CDS encoding PhnD/SsuA/transferrin family substrate-binding protein: MQFVSYMSPGFPESLFEVLAREMGAELHFETETSGPAPGTDPFRDGTFDLGWICSTSFVDLALHRAEPSVRIAGVAWVPDDPDAHGRPVYFGDVVVRPDAPFTSVADLAGLRIGCNDVVSLSGHYALRFAIEDLGAHPDDFAELVFTGGHHHSLDALVRGEIDACVVDSVVRIGRSRHDAAVAGLRVIDRLGPWPVQPLVARHDFDDAELHRLRTALLAANDRPEVRAELERAALTTLVEVGVDHYTDLHAAMERGTGSIS, from the coding sequence GTGCAGTTCGTGTCCTACATGTCCCCGGGATTCCCCGAGTCGCTCTTCGAGGTGCTCGCCCGTGAGATGGGCGCCGAGCTGCACTTCGAGACCGAGACCTCCGGCCCGGCCCCGGGCACCGATCCGTTCCGCGACGGCACGTTCGACCTGGGGTGGATCTGCTCGACCTCGTTCGTCGATCTCGCGCTGCACCGCGCCGAGCCGTCGGTGCGGATCGCCGGTGTGGCGTGGGTGCCGGACGACCCGGATGCGCACGGTCGGCCCGTGTACTTCGGCGACGTGGTCGTGCGCCCCGATGCGCCGTTCACCTCCGTCGCCGATCTCGCCGGCCTGCGCATCGGCTGCAACGACGTCGTCAGTCTGAGCGGCCACTACGCACTGCGCTTCGCGATCGAGGACCTCGGCGCACACCCCGACGACTTCGCCGAACTCGTGTTCACCGGCGGACACCACCATTCGCTCGACGCCCTCGTGCGGGGCGAGATCGACGCCTGCGTGGTCGATTCGGTCGTGCGGATCGGGCGCAGCCGCCACGACGCGGCCGTCGCCGGCCTCCGGGTGATCGACCGCCTCGGCCCCTGGCCGGTGCAGCCGCTCGTGGCCCGCCACGACTTCGACGACGCCGAACTCCACCGCCTGCGCACCGCACTTCTCGCCGCCAACGATCGCCCCGAGGTGCGGGCCGAGCTCGAGCGGGCGGCGTTGACCACACTCGTGGAGGTCGGCGTCGACCACTACACCGACCTGCACGCGGCGATGGAGCGCGGCACCGGCAGCATCAGCTGA
- a CDS encoding enoyl-CoA hydratase-related protein, with product MSEYGEETANPTGAEGADDGHQWVLLDDPIPGVRRITFNRAEKRNSLIHPLRGAILNALRDADNDPDVKVSIVRGDGPSFSAGYDLAGGNEGYELPFFTASGEGQWPRHVTEGWMSIWDLAKPVIAQVHGYCLAGGSELATCCDLVYVAEDAQMGYPATRFGVPDMHFHAWFMGMRKAMEMMLTGDSVSGLEAVEYGWANAAFPAEDLSEKVLEVAARVAQTPSDMLQLNKRVVHRQMEVMGMRTGIRQGTELCALGTHQQSMRDFIGSVQQKGLTATLSERDEPYDDYRTAAEQPKQAD from the coding sequence ATGTCTGAATACGGTGAAGAGACCGCCAACCCGACCGGTGCCGAGGGGGCCGACGACGGCCACCAGTGGGTGCTGTTGGACGACCCGATCCCGGGCGTCCGTCGCATCACGTTCAACCGGGCCGAGAAGCGCAACTCGCTGATCCACCCGCTGCGCGGTGCGATCCTCAACGCCCTACGAGACGCCGACAACGACCCGGACGTGAAGGTGTCGATCGTGCGGGGCGACGGACCGTCGTTCTCCGCGGGCTACGACCTCGCGGGCGGCAACGAGGGCTACGAGCTGCCGTTCTTCACCGCGTCCGGCGAGGGCCAGTGGCCCCGCCACGTCACCGAGGGTTGGATGAGCATCTGGGATCTCGCCAAGCCGGTCATCGCCCAGGTCCACGGCTACTGCCTCGCCGGCGGGTCCGAACTCGCCACCTGCTGCGACCTGGTCTATGTCGCGGAGGACGCCCAGATGGGTTATCCGGCGACCCGGTTCGGCGTGCCCGACATGCACTTCCACGCCTGGTTCATGGGCATGCGCAAGGCGATGGAGATGATGCTGACCGGCGACTCGGTCAGCGGGCTCGAGGCCGTCGAATACGGCTGGGCCAACGCCGCGTTCCCCGCGGAGGATCTCTCCGAGAAGGTGCTCGAGGTCGCGGCCCGCGTCGCCCAGACGCCGTCGGACATGCTCCAGCTCAACAAGCGGGTCGTGCATCGCCAGATGGAGGTCATGGGGATGCGCACCGGCATCCGCCAGGGCACCGAGCTGTGCGCCCTCGGCACCCATCAGCAGTCGATGCGCGACTTCATCGGGAGCGTGCAGCAGAAGGGACTGACCGCCACGCTCAGCGAACGCGACGAGCCCTACGACGACTACCGCACCGCCGCCGAGCAGCCCAAGCAAGCCGACTGA
- a CDS encoding PEP/pyruvate-binding domain-containing protein → MHLPRRSRVLLGCAVLLALIAASCGDDGTAEPPSTSSTTTTTVESTTSTTTSTTTTTTEPPPPTVPVPVHIDENGFNDHTVPAVDTVEEWFALAHSTADRSVTKFTISDFGRADAAARWADSNFFELHDEWYYFRLLNGQPVPGVTDRPVTGLSFATVAAIYAWAESQGSLPLGLDWIESQTFGRDRLYSRRFYDIILRTTPRIYGAGTLVHLPDSRDGERWLIELEFSDQVTPGDIETYVATLAATLPAEIGDNLEWVMRSPHQIDVGEQMKADGHPLADRIVRWSEIVEPGEIAVYNPGIAAGQLLLVDESGSQLARATDTDIIIMEHVPDYLPPGSALITSSPQTPLAHVNLLARNRGIPNLSFSGVTDDPGISSAARVRSYVIVRAEGDSVDITLIDRDDFLDWQARQDTSTIRVPAVDVETMALTVDLTALAGAITSDAQLDDWRPTIGGKSAGFVALLRTAELTTPPTPLAITVRPYLEHLDLVDDALDAILRNDEFEDDPRARYLFLEGPTDYEAFYSAPRDLEYGAELQAAHPPGTILGDVLAADGFKQYFRAQPMNGATLAALTAALTDRFGHYDDTQGLRFRSSSSVEDIEGFNGAGLYNSNTGFLDPGAQPDSSDHKRSMEYAIKKTWASYWGFEAFEERRRENVDHRSGAMGVTVHARFDDALEENNGVATFTFAPEGSAIIGTAVINVQDGAVSVANPDPTSTDLPEVIEADLRADGSVVVRRIQGSTITSGPILSDAEAETLTEQLHAATTTWRDQVNAGLAAAQAVTVVTLDFEFKTMGAGWPAGAANDDGGLIVKQARSLDPGLRGIPSSVVALDIPRDILARASRVARLNCVGSTAIAAWTDPLLAPDMGFSEMPYTTPTGVDPADCTQSTLYSTPDAFLVELLNSGDRIELTG, encoded by the coding sequence ATGCACCTCCCTCGTCGATCCCGTGTCCTGCTCGGCTGCGCGGTCCTGCTCGCGCTGATCGCCGCGTCATGCGGCGACGACGGCACCGCGGAGCCGCCGTCGACCAGCAGCACGACGACCACGACGGTCGAGTCGACGACATCGACGACGACGAGCACGACGACCACGACGACGGAGCCCCCGCCGCCGACCGTGCCCGTTCCCGTCCACATCGACGAGAACGGCTTCAACGACCACACCGTGCCCGCGGTGGACACGGTGGAGGAATGGTTCGCCCTGGCCCACTCGACCGCCGACCGGTCGGTCACCAAGTTCACGATCTCCGACTTCGGCCGGGCCGACGCGGCGGCACGGTGGGCCGACAGCAACTTCTTCGAGCTCCACGACGAGTGGTACTACTTCCGCCTCCTCAACGGCCAGCCCGTTCCGGGGGTCACCGATCGTCCGGTCACCGGCCTCTCGTTCGCCACCGTGGCGGCCATCTACGCCTGGGCCGAGAGTCAGGGCTCGTTGCCGCTGGGGCTCGACTGGATCGAGAGCCAGACGTTCGGCCGGGACCGGCTCTACTCGCGACGCTTCTACGACATCATCCTGCGCACCACACCCCGCATCTACGGCGCCGGCACGCTCGTCCACCTGCCGGACAGTCGGGACGGCGAGCGCTGGCTGATCGAGCTCGAGTTCAGCGACCAGGTGACCCCGGGCGACATCGAGACATATGTCGCGACGCTCGCCGCCACGCTGCCGGCGGAGATCGGCGACAACCTCGAGTGGGTCATGCGCTCGCCCCATCAGATCGACGTCGGCGAGCAGATGAAGGCGGACGGACACCCGCTGGCCGACCGCATCGTCCGCTGGTCCGAGATCGTCGAGCCCGGCGAGATCGCCGTCTACAACCCGGGTATCGCGGCCGGCCAGCTCCTGCTCGTCGACGAGTCCGGCAGCCAGCTCGCCCGGGCGACCGACACCGACATCATCATCATGGAGCACGTGCCGGACTACCTCCCGCCCGGCAGCGCCCTCATCACGTCGTCACCGCAGACGCCGCTCGCCCACGTGAACCTGCTCGCCCGCAACCGCGGCATCCCGAACCTCTCGTTCAGCGGCGTCACCGACGACCCCGGCATCTCGTCCGCGGCACGGGTCCGCTCCTACGTCATCGTCCGGGCGGAGGGCGACTCCGTCGACATCACCCTCATCGACCGCGACGACTTCCTCGACTGGCAGGCCCGCCAGGACACCTCGACGATCCGCGTGCCCGCGGTCGACGTGGAGACGATGGCGCTCACCGTCGACCTCACGGCCCTCGCCGGCGCGATCACCAGCGACGCCCAGCTCGACGACTGGCGCCCCACCATCGGCGGCAAGTCCGCCGGTTTCGTCGCCCTCCTGCGCACCGCGGAGCTCACGACACCACCCACCCCGCTCGCGATCACCGTGCGGCCGTACCTCGAACATCTCGACCTGGTCGACGACGCGCTCGACGCCATCCTCCGCAACGACGAGTTCGAGGACGACCCACGCGCCCGCTACCTCTTCCTCGAGGGTCCGACCGACTACGAGGCCTTCTACTCCGCCCCGCGCGACCTGGAGTACGGTGCCGAGCTCCAGGCGGCCCATCCGCCCGGCACGATTCTCGGTGACGTGCTCGCCGCGGACGGCTTCAAGCAGTACTTCCGGGCCCAGCCGATGAACGGCGCGACACTCGCCGCGCTCACCGCCGCGTTGACCGACCGGTTCGGGCACTACGACGACACCCAGGGCCTGCGCTTCCGCTCGTCGAGTTCGGTGGAGGACATCGAGGGGTTCAACGGCGCCGGGCTCTACAACTCCAACACCGGTTTCCTCGATCCCGGCGCGCAGCCCGACAGCTCGGACCACAAGCGGTCGATGGAGTACGCGATCAAGAAGACGTGGGCGTCGTACTGGGGGTTCGAGGCGTTCGAGGAACGGCGGCGGGAGAACGTCGACCACCGAAGCGGCGCGATGGGTGTGACGGTGCACGCCCGCTTCGACGACGCCCTCGAGGAGAACAACGGCGTCGCCACCTTCACGTTCGCCCCCGAAGGCTCGGCGATCATCGGCACCGCGGTGATCAACGTGCAGGACGGCGCGGTGAGCGTCGCCAACCCCGATCCGACGTCCACCGATCTCCCCGAGGTGATCGAGGCCGACTTGCGGGCCGACGGGAGCGTCGTGGTCCGCCGCATCCAGGGATCGACGATCACGTCCGGGCCGATTCTCTCCGACGCCGAGGCGGAGACCCTGACCGAGCAACTCCACGCCGCCACCACCACGTGGCGCGACCAGGTCAACGCGGGGCTCGCCGCGGCGCAGGCCGTCACCGTCGTCACGCTCGACTTCGAGTTCAAGACCATGGGCGCGGGCTGGCCCGCGGGGGCCGCGAACGACGACGGCGGACTGATCGTCAAGCAGGCCCGCAGCCTCGATCCGGGCCTGCGGGGGATTCCGAGCTCCGTCGTCGCTCTCGACATCCCCCGCGACATCCTCGCCCGGGCCTCGCGCGTCGCCCGGCTCAATTGCGTTGGGTCGACGGCGATTGCGGCGTGGACGGACCCGCTCCTCGCACCCGACATGGGCTTCAGCGAGATGCCGTACACCACACCGACGGGCGTCGATCCCGCCGACTGCACCCAGAGCACCCTCTACTCCACCCCGGATGCGTTTCTCGTCGAACTGCTGAACAGCGGCGACCGGATCGAGCTGACCGGCTGA
- a CDS encoding GNAT family N-acetyltransferase, producing MSADVLTDMNENWAEWLSFTAEHSPGGESRTFGAIRCSSVGVPMPLFNQAFVFEEPSAGDLEQATSWFAERQVPFWVSAPGSVAPAIADMAGSTGLDPVAATMPGMAYAPLADLPVEAVGGAEFLQITEADQLGELALVTSEAFGAPVQAAALLAPASTLDDDRCAWFLGYLDGELAACGQLLRTADIAGVYSIGVREQFRRRGLGTAITAAALVAGRELGCATGVLQASPMGAPVYDRMGFETVTQYHCFSPAG from the coding sequence GTGAGCGCGGACGTTCTGACCGACATGAACGAGAACTGGGCCGAGTGGCTCAGCTTCACGGCTGAGCATTCCCCCGGGGGTGAATCTCGGACGTTCGGCGCGATCCGCTGCTCGTCGGTCGGTGTGCCGATGCCGCTGTTCAATCAGGCGTTCGTCTTCGAGGAGCCATCCGCGGGCGACCTGGAGCAGGCAACGAGCTGGTTCGCCGAACGACAGGTCCCCTTCTGGGTGAGCGCACCGGGCTCCGTTGCGCCGGCAATCGCAGACATGGCCGGGTCGACGGGTCTGGACCCGGTGGCGGCAACCATGCCGGGGATGGCCTACGCGCCGCTTGCGGACCTTCCGGTCGAGGCGGTCGGAGGTGCCGAGTTTCTCCAGATCACCGAAGCGGACCAGCTCGGCGAACTCGCCCTGGTGACCTCGGAGGCCTTCGGCGCGCCGGTGCAGGCAGCGGCTCTGCTCGCACCCGCATCGACGCTCGACGACGACCGCTGCGCCTGGTTCCTCGGCTACCTCGACGGTGAGCTGGCCGCATGCGGGCAGCTGCTGCGCACCGCAGACATCGCCGGCGTGTATTCGATCGGCGTGCGTGAGCAGTTCCGGCGCCGCGGACTCGGCACCGCGATCACCGCGGCCGCGCTCGTCGCCGGCAGGGAGCTGGGCTGTGCGACCGGCGTGTTGCAGGCGAGCCCGATGGGTGCGCCCGTGTACGACCGCATGGGTTTCGAGACCGTCACGCAGTACCACTGCTTCAGCCCTGCCGGCTGA
- a CDS encoding thioredoxin family protein: MDVTLLYFDDCPNWLVADARLGALAAEHPDLSITRHVVDTPEEAERTRFRGSPSILLDGVDPFADPDDPVGLSCRVYQTPDGPAGSPTLDQLRAVIAARS; encoded by the coding sequence ATGGACGTGACCCTGTTGTACTTCGACGACTGTCCCAACTGGCTCGTCGCCGACGCCCGCTTGGGCGCGCTTGCGGCCGAGCATCCCGACCTCTCGATCACGCGGCATGTCGTCGACACGCCCGAGGAGGCCGAGCGGACCCGCTTCCGCGGGTCGCCGAGCATTCTCCTCGACGGGGTGGACCCGTTCGCCGACCCGGACGACCCCGTCGGGCTCTCGTGCCGGGTGTACCAGACCCCGGACGGCCCGGCCGGTTCGCCGACGCTCGATCAACTCCGCGCCGTCATCGCCGCCCGCTCATGA
- a CDS encoding PPOX class F420-dependent oxidoreductase, with protein MGQNQRSQITMTPEEIDVFIEQSRTATMATVGPNGAPHLVAMWYAWLDGTVWFETKAKAQKVVNLRRNDRLSVMIEDGRTYDQLRGVALEGRGIVIEDPDEIWRMGVNVFERYNGPYSEEMKPFVEIMLQKRVAVKLEIERIRTWDHRKLGMAPMDLAGTTAPYIDGAG; from the coding sequence GTGGGCCAGAACCAGCGTTCGCAGATCACCATGACGCCCGAGGAGATCGACGTCTTCATCGAGCAGTCCCGCACCGCCACGATGGCGACCGTCGGACCCAACGGCGCGCCCCATCTGGTCGCCATGTGGTACGCCTGGCTCGACGGCACGGTGTGGTTCGAGACCAAGGCGAAGGCCCAGAAGGTCGTCAACCTGCGCCGCAACGACCGACTGTCGGTGATGATCGAGGACGGTCGGACCTACGACCAGCTCCGCGGGGTTGCGCTCGAGGGCCGCGGCATCGTCATCGAGGATCCCGACGAGATCTGGCGCATGGGCGTCAACGTGTTCGAGCGCTACAACGGGCCGTACTCCGAGGAGATGAAGCCCTTCGTCGAGATCATGCTGCAGAAGCGGGTCGCCGTGAAGCTCGAGATCGAGCGCATCCGCACCTGGGACCATCGCAAGCTCGGCATGGCCCCCATGGACCTCGCCGGCACCACCGCCCCCTACATCGACGGCGCCGGCTAG
- a CDS encoding altronate dehydratase family protein, translated as MPADPTRTTVTLHPSDNVVVVVDGDDDRRGHKLASRPIAAGEAIVKLGEIIGAATEPIAAGDHVHTHNVAPNREPVNADDAGTHLIAPPAVTPRTFEGFVRPDGRVGTRNHLLVLTSVNCSASVAKVIAARARESGLGADVDGITALTHHGGCALGQDSEGLANLRRTLAGYATHPNVGGVLILGLGCESNQVDGLLDTHGLEPGDRLRTLVIQDEGGSAATVDAGLHALAELAESAATDRRSTVPVSHLALALQCGGSDGYSAITANPALGRAADLLVGHGGTAVLGETPEMHGAEHLLVRRAVDRDIAQLLLDRLAWWREHNEPEHNPSPGNKKGGLTTIAEKSLGAVAKGGTTPLVDVLRYAEPLRRPGFVIMDSPGYDPCSVTGEIASGCTICCFTTGRGSVSGFAPSPSLKVSTNTALYERMTGDIDLDAGPIATGDETVDEVGGRLFDLLVDTASGRATKSEALGFGEEEFVPWQMGVVT; from the coding sequence ATGCCCGCCGACCCAACTCGCACGACCGTCACACTGCATCCGTCCGACAATGTGGTCGTCGTGGTGGACGGAGACGACGACCGGCGGGGCCACAAGCTGGCGAGCCGGCCCATCGCCGCCGGCGAGGCGATCGTCAAGCTCGGCGAGATCATCGGCGCCGCCACCGAGCCGATCGCGGCGGGCGACCATGTCCACACGCACAACGTCGCCCCGAACCGTGAGCCGGTGAACGCCGACGACGCCGGCACCCACCTGATCGCACCGCCGGCGGTGACGCCGCGGACCTTCGAGGGGTTCGTCCGCCCCGACGGACGGGTCGGCACCCGGAACCACCTGCTCGTCCTCACGTCCGTGAACTGCTCCGCGTCGGTCGCCAAGGTCATCGCCGCCCGCGCCCGCGAATCCGGCCTCGGCGCGGACGTCGACGGCATCACGGCGCTCACCCACCACGGCGGCTGTGCGCTCGGGCAGGACAGCGAGGGCCTCGCCAATCTGCGACGCACGCTCGCGGGCTACGCGACCCATCCCAACGTCGGCGGTGTGCTGATCCTCGGGCTCGGTTGCGAGTCCAACCAGGTCGACGGCCTCCTCGACACCCACGGGTTGGAGCCGGGCGACCGGCTCCGCACCCTCGTCATCCAGGACGAGGGTGGCAGTGCGGCCACCGTCGACGCCGGTCTGCACGCCCTCGCCGAGCTGGCCGAATCCGCGGCGACCGACCGCCGTTCCACTGTGCCGGTCAGCCATCTCGCCCTCGCGTTGCAGTGCGGTGGGTCGGACGGCTACTCGGCCATCACCGCCAACCCGGCGTTGGGCCGGGCCGCGGACCTGCTCGTCGGCCACGGTGGCACCGCCGTGCTCGGCGAGACACCGGAGATGCACGGTGCCGAGCACCTGCTGGTACGGCGCGCCGTCGACCGCGACATCGCCCAGCTCCTCCTCGACCGGCTGGCCTGGTGGCGCGAGCACAACGAACCGGAGCACAACCCGTCGCCCGGCAACAAGAAGGGCGGCCTGACCACCATCGCCGAGAAGTCGCTCGGTGCCGTCGCCAAGGGTGGCACCACGCCGCTCGTCGACGTCCTCCGCTACGCCGAGCCGCTGCGACGACCCGGCTTCGTCATCATGGACTCGCCGGGCTACGACCCGTGTTCGGTGACCGGCGAGATCGCGTCCGGCTGCACGATCTGCTGCTTCACGACCGGGCGCGGCAGCGTGTCCGGATTCGCCCCGAGTCCGAGCCTCAAGGTGTCGACGAACACCGCGCTCTACGAACGGATGACGGGCGACATCGACCTCGACGCCGGGCCGATCGCGACCGGCGACGAAACCGTCGACGAGGTCGGCGGGCGACTGTTCGATCTCCTCGTGGACACGGCGAGCGGGCGGGCGACGAAGAGCGAGGCGCTCGGCTTCGGCGAAGAGGAGTTCGTGCCGTGGCAGATGGGCGTCGTCACCTGA